The following coding sequences are from one Diachasmimorpha longicaudata isolate KC_UGA_2023 chromosome 6, iyDiaLong2, whole genome shotgun sequence window:
- the LOC135163267 gene encoding sarcolemmal membrane-associated protein encodes MLHMDFVRQTFSTNTEYQENYSKKGEKIPVAMVVASSGWVQNANFTNQNDNNMSTESEPNKMSAKGMLICRDNSHAFEDRTLVLDLPVKIGRSVARGRAAPDNAIFDCKVLSRNHALLWYNGGKFYLQDTRSSNGTFINNERLSSTGIQSKATEVCSGDIVQFGVDVMESTRKVTHGCIIATLKLFLPDGKEAKASRTTYGSSGDVTLEDLYKLNQYVQEASRREQVLHSKLSYLQKLVENTRKAASQSWKALIDEDRLLSHVKTIESQLCAYSKNFTDDKIRTELINLEEQKSQYQVAAKEALQKVHQEKLEVTQKLIALESRLNETEDECQSLHEISKHSQMELQELASKYSTAQKNLTQLEAKLAEKEQTSTELVLSAAQEKQDLVEKVMRQSKIGHSLRQKLNKNRSDSVKIHKEITSLRNYMQTLQDMNSKLSEDSKDGLNPIEAINTIVDILNEMIADSENIDDLENLAVSEDNQNKFQQIDSNEKIVRNSSDILYKKNEIAETTNENQNDADYILPPHSRRTLVNGKTNVDENQAENELNSGTCDDTSSIASDDTCSLIGDDFDEKSVTEMKPVKEKISRDTNRLEVRFATDLNGDQLEVHYDSEEPAEEDTAQGDDSSDSADSPNTSMSSTTATDEKDEERGDYVEEKDDDLGIDEQEGEHLDGDYVKTLKPLTKSDSFSQCNHNRDHILQTFITALDSLGGDDDLEARHLVNYELNELRDWLIREPNEQVIEKLKEIYYRVKNENSRMQEVNEELVILKEKFNVCNMEKSELTKQLNTFTTHCGDLLSANYSVPIQYFAPIAIAFGWMLLEKMF; translated from the coding sequence ATGCTACATATGGACTTTGTGAGACAAACATTTTCTACCAATACGGAATATCAagagaattattcaaaaaaaggagaaaaaattcctgtGGCTATGGTTGTGGCAAGCAGTGGTTGGGTGCAAAATGCCAATTTTACGAATCAAAATGATAACAACATGAGTACAGAGAGTGAACCTAACAAGATGAGCGCCAAAGGTATGCTAATATGCCGTGATAATTCTCATGCATTTGAGGATAGGACACTTGTTTTGGATTTACCTGTGAAAATTGGCAGATCGGTGGCACGTGGACGTGCTGCACCAGACAATGCAATATTTGATTGTAAAGTCTTATCGCGTAATCATGCATTACTGTGGTACAatggtggaaaattttatctccAAGATACTCGAAGCAGCAATGGAACATTTATCAACAATGAACGTCTCAGTTCCACTGGTATACAATCTAAAGCCACCGAAGTTTGTTCAGGTGATATTGTTCAATTTGGTGTTGATGTCATGGAGAGTACGAGAAAAGTCACACATGGATGTATAATAGCCACTCTTAAGCTTTTTTTACCGGATGGAAAAGAAGCAAAGGCTTCCAGAACAACGTACGGTAGCAGTGGAGATGTTACCCTGGAGGATCTCTACAAATTGAATCAATATGTTCAGGAGGCTAGTAGACGTGAGCAGGTACTCCATTCAAAATTGAGCTACCTACAGAAATTGGTGGAAAATACGAGGAAAGCAGCAAGCCAGTCCTGGAAGGCCTTGATTGATGAAGATCGATTATTGAGCCACGTGAAAACAATTGAAAGTCAACTTTGTgcatattcaaaaaatttcacggATGACAAAATTAGAACTGAACTTATTAATCTTGAGGAGCAAAAATCTCAGTATCAGGTTGCTGCTAAAGAAGCTTTGCAAAAAGTACATCAGGAAAAATTAGAAGTGACGCAGAAATTAATTGCTCTCGAGAGTCGTCTTAATGAAACCGAAGATGAATGCCAAAGTCTTCATGAGATTTCAAAACATTCACAAATGGAATTACAGGAATTAGCCTCAAAGTACAGTACAGCACAAAAGAATCTCACACAATTGGAGGCAAAACTGGCCGAGAAGGAGCAGACGTCAACAGAACTTGTACTTTCAGCAGCCCAGGAAAAGCAGGATCTGGTGGAAAAAGTGATGCGTCAATCAAAAATTGGCCATTCTCTTCGCCAGAAGCTCAATAAGAATCGATCTGATTCCGTTAAAATTCACAAAGAAATTACTAGCCTTCGAAATTATATGCAAACTCTCCAAGATATGAATTCAAAATTATCTGAGGATTCCAAAGATGGTCTCAATCCAATTGAAGCTATTAATACAATAGTAGATATTCTCAATGAAATGATTGCTGATTCCGAGAATATCGATGATCTTGAAAATCTTGCTGTGAGTGAGGACAATCAAAACAAATTCCAACAAATTGATtctaacgaaaaaatagtcaggAACTCCTCTgacattttatataaaaagAATGAAATAGCAGAAACAACCaatgaaaatcaaaatgaTGCTGATTATATTTTGCCCCCACACTCCAGGCGGACATTAGTGAATGgtaaaacaaatgttgatgaAAATCAAGCTGAGAATGAATTAAACAGTGGAACGTGTGATGACACAAGTAGCATTGCCAGTGACGATACTTGTAGTTTAATAGGCGatgattttgatgaaaaatctgTCACAGAGATGAAACcagtgaaggaaaaaataagtcGTGACACCAACAGATTGGAAGTTCGATTTGCAACTGATCTTAATGGAGATCAGCTGGAGGTACACTACGACTCTGAGGAGCCTGCTGAAGAAGATACTGCTCAGGGTGATGATTCATCAGACTCTGCAGATTCTCCAAATACATCAATGTCTTCAACAACTGCTACTGATGAGAAGGACGAGGAGAGAGGAGATTATGTCGAGGAGAAGGACGATGACCTGGGAATTGATGAGCAAGAGGGCGAACATCTCGACGGTGACTACGTTAAGACCCTGAAACCTTTAACCAAGAGTGATAGCTTCTCTCAGTGTAATCATAATCGTGATCACATTCTCCAGACATTCATTACAGCGTTAGATTCCCTAGGAGGTGATGACGACTTGGAAGCTCGACACCTTGTTAATTATGAGTTGAATGAGCTGCGAGACTGGCTGATTCGTGAACCAAATGAACaagtgattgaaaaattaaaagaaatatattACCGTGTTAAGAACGAAAATTCGAGGATGCAGGAGGTCAATGAGGAGCTGGTTATtcttaaagaaaaattcaatgtctgCAACATGGAGAAATCAGAACTGACAAAGCAGTTGAATACATTCACAACACATTGTGGTGATTTGTTAAGTGCAAACTACAGTGTTCCAATACAATACTTTGCACCAATTGCCATTGCCTTCGGCTGGATGTTATTAGAGAAGATGTTTTAA